A region from the Carassius carassius chromosome 33, fCarCar2.1, whole genome shotgun sequence genome encodes:
- the LOC132113531 gene encoding E3 ubiquitin-protein ligase synoviolin yields the protein MVRAALVTATSLVLTGAVVAHAYFLKVQFYPTVVYLTKSSPSMAVIYIQAFVLVFLLGKLMRKVFFGQLRAAEMEHLIERSWYAVTETCLAFTVFRDDFSPRFVALFTLLLFLKCFHWLAEDRVDFMERSPNISWVFHFRVLSLMVLLGVLDFLFVNHACHSIITRGASVQLVFGFEYAILMTMVLTTFIKYTLHTIDLQSENPWDNKAVYMLYTELFTGFIKVLLYMAFMTIMIKVHTFPLFAIRPMYLTMRQFKKAVTDAIMSRRAIRNMNTLYPDATPEDLQATDNVCIICREEMVTGAKKLPCNHIFHSSCLRSWFQRQQTCPTCRMDVLRASQPNQTPAPAPAQAPVPAAPANAPVPPPVNVAPGMMPQFPPGLFPFWGPLPGAPPPPAAPGAQAATDAPQTSATATPAQGAESGASSSTQLNADSASAAPGAMPGFPFSMPPPFPSAPWLPMPPPPPFMSSMPPPPSTLSTMSEAELRELEQEGRRGLEARLQCLHNIHTLLDAAMLNIHHYLSTVATLSPPRSETNVGETSTSANVESSSSTGNTETPSQENEAQSDGSVNGATGFSPPDSTTGVDKDRKEGDEDESEPNAAELRRRRLRKLETTNTPDH from the exons ATGGTGCGAGCCGCTCTGGTGACAGCCACCAGTTTGGTGCTGACTGGTGCAGTGGTGGCTCATGCGTACTTCCTCAAGGTCCAGTTCTACCCCACTGTGGTGTACCTCACTAAGAGCAGTCCTAGCATGGCA GTTATATACATTCAGGCTTTCGTTTTGGTTTTCCTTTTGGGGAAATTAATGCGGAAGGTGTTTTTCGGGCAACTGAGAGCTGCTGAGATGGAG CACCTGATTGAACGCTCCTGGTACGCGGTGACCGAGACCTGTTTGGCCTTTACAGTCTTCAGGGATGATTTCTCTCCTCGCTTTGTGGCCCTCTTCACTTTGCTGCTTTTCCTCAAGTGTTTCCACTGGCTGGCTGAAGACAGGGTGGACTTT ATGGAAAGGAGTCCCAATATCTCATGGGTCTTCCACTTCAGAGTTCTCT CCCTGATGGTGCTGCTGGGAGTGTTGGACTTTCTGTTTGTCAATCATGCGTGTCACAGCATTATAACCAGAGGAGCGTCAGTGCAGCTGGTTTTTGGATTTGAG TATGCGATTCTGATGACTATGGTCCTCACCACCTTCATCAAGTACACCTTGCATACAATTGATCTGCAGAGTGAGAATCCGTGGGACAACAAGGCCGTCTACATGCTCTACACAGAACTCTTCACAG GTTTCATCAAGGTGCTTTTGTATATGGCGTTCATGACCATAATGATAAAAGTGCACACCTTCCCTCTGTTTGCCATCCGACCCATGTATCTCACAATGAG GCAATTCAAGAAGGCAGTAACAGACGCCATCATGTCCCGACGAGCCATTCGTAATATGAATACTCT CTATCCAGATGCCACCCCTGAAGACTTGCAAGCCACTGATAATGTGTGCATCATTTGCAGAGAAGAGATGGTGACCGGAGCCAAGAAACTGCCGTGCAACCACATCTTTCACTCAAG TTGCCTTCGCTCCTGGTTCCAGAGACAGCAGACGTGTCCGACCTGTCGTATGGATGTCCTCCGAGCGTCCCAGCCGAACCAGACTCCTGCCCCAGCTCCCGCACAAGCACCTGTCCCTGCTGCTCCTGCTAATGCCCCCGTACCTCCACCTGTCAATG TTGCTCCAGGTATGATGCCTCAGTTTCCTCCGGGTCTGTTTCCCTTTTGGGGTCCATTACCAGGcgcacctcctcctcctgctgctccAGGAGCACAGGCAGCTACTGACGCACCACAGACTAGCGCCACTGCAACACCGGCACAGGGAGCAG AATCAGGAGCCAGCAGCTCGACCCAGCTGAATGCAGACAGCGCCTCTGCTGCTCCCGGAGCAATGCCTGGATTCCCCTTCTCCATGCCTCCACCTTTCCCATCAGCTCCGTGGCTCCCGATGCCTCCACCTCCACCCTTCA TGTCATCCATGCCACCGCCTCCGTCGACTCTGTCCACCATGTCCGAGGCCGAGCTCAGGGAACTGGAGCAGGAGGGCAGGCGAGGTTTGGAAGCCAGGTTGCAGTGCCTTCACAACATCCACACATTACTGGATGCCGCCATGCTCAACATTCATCACTACCTCAGCACGGTGGCCACATTAAG TCCTCCAAGATCAGAAACCAACGTTGGTGAGACGAGTACATCAGCGAATGTGGAGTCCTCTTCCTCCACGGGCAACACCGAAACTCCCAGTCAGGAGAACGAGGCTCAGAGCG ATGGATCCGTAAATGGAGCGACAGGGTTTTCTCCACCAGACTCAACCACAGGTGTGGACAAAGACAGGAAGGAGGGCGATGAGGATGAGAGCGAGCCAAATGCCGCCGAGTTGAGACGACGTCGTCTGCGTAAACTGGAGACCACTAATACTCCTGACCACTGA
- the LOC132113532 gene encoding mothers against decapentaplegic homolog 5 produces MTSMSSLFSFTSPAVKRLLGWKQGDEEEKWAEKAVDALVKKLKKKKGAMEDLEKALSSPGQPSKCVTIPRSLDGRLQVSHRKGLPHVIYCRVWRWPDLQSHHELKPLEVCEYPFGSKQKEVCINPYHYKRVESPVLPPVLVPRHSEFNPQHSLLVQFRNLSHNEPHMPLNATFPESFQQHSGGSSFPISPNSPYPPSPASSGTYPNSPASSGPSSPFQLPADTPPPAYMPPDEQMGQDGSQSMETGSSMVPQNMPRGDVQPVEYEEPSHWCSIVYYELNNRVGEAYHASSTSVLVDGFTDPSNNKNRFCLGLLSNVNRNSTIENTRRHIGKGVHLYYVGGEVYAECLSDTSIFVQSRNCNYHHGFHPTTVCKIPSGCSLKIFNNQEFAQLLAQSVNHGFEAVYELTKMCTIRMSFVKGWGAEYHRQDVTSTPCWIEVHLHGPLQWLDKVLTQMGSPLNPISSVS; encoded by the exons ATGACCTCCATGTCCAGTCTGTTCTCCTTCACCAGCCCGGCGGTGAAGAGGTTGCTGGGTTGGAAGCAGGGCGACGAGGAGGAAAAATGGGCAGAAAAGGCCGTGGATGCCCTGGTGAAGAAGCTAAAGAAGAAAAAGGGTGCCATGGAGGACTTGGAGAAGGCCCTGAGCAGCCCTGGACAGCCCAGTAAATGTGTGACCATCCCACGGTCGCTGGACGGGCGGCTGCAGGTGTCCCACAGGAAGGGCCTGCCTCACGTCATCTACTGCCGCGTGTGGCGCTGGCCTGACCTGCAGTCCCATCACGAGCTCAAACCCCTCGAGGTTTGCGAGTATCCTTTCGGTTCCAAACAGAAAGAAGTGTGTATCAACCCGTATCACTACAAACGAGTTGAAAGTCCAG TGCTTCCTCCAGTATTGGTGCCACGACACAGCGAGTTCAACCCTCAGCACAGTCTGCTGGTGCAGTTTCGCAACCTGAGTCACAATGAGCCTCACATGCCTCTCAACGCCACCTTCCCAGAGTCCTTCCAGCAGCACAGCGGAGGAAGCTCCTTCCCCATCTCTCCAAACTCGCCCTACCCTCCATCTCCCGCCAGCAGTGGCACCTACCCCAACTCTCCTGCGAGCTCTGGGCCATCCAGCCCCTTCCAGTTGCCAG CTGATACCCCTCCTCCTGCGTACATGCCTCCAGATGAACAGATGGGACAGGACGGGTCTCAGTCCATGGAGACTGGCAGCAGCATGGTTCCTCAGAACATGCCCAGAGGGG ATGTGCAGCCAGTGGAGTATGAGGAGCCCAGTCACTGGTGCTCTATTGTGTACTATGAGCTGAATAATCGTGTGGGAGAGGCTTACCACGCTTCCTCCACCAGCGTGCTAGTTGATGGATTCACTGACCCATCCAACAACAAGAACCGCTTCTGCCTGGGCCTGCTCTCTAACGTCAATCGCAACTCCACTATTGAAAACACTCGCCGCCATATTGGCAAAG GTGTCCACCTGTATTACGTTGGAGGAGAAGTGTATGCAGAGTGTCTGAGTGACACCAGCATTTTTGTCCAGAGTCGAAACTGTAACTACCATCATGGCTTCCACCCCACAACCGTCTGTAAAATCCCCAGCGGCTGCAGCCTCAAGATCTTCAACAACCAAGAGTTCGCCCAGCTGCTCGCTCAGTCGGTCAACCACGGATTCGAGGCCGTCTATGAGCTCACCAAGATGTGCACCATCCGCATGAGCTTTGTAAAG ggCTGGGGTGCAGAGTATCACAGACAGGATGTGACGAGCACCCCTTGCTGGATAGAAGTGCATCTTCATGGTCCGCTCCAATGGCTAGATAAAGTCCTAACACAAATGGGTTCTCCTCTAAACCCCATCTCTTCGGTCTCATAA